The Mangifera indica cultivar Alphonso chromosome 8, CATAS_Mindica_2.1, whole genome shotgun sequence genome has a window encoding:
- the LOC123222439 gene encoding probable protein S-acyltransferase 7 — translation MYVVPPPQRSDPRSAGGLGDLRVYQNWKGSNIFFLKGRFIFGPDVRSLGLTIFLIVAPVAVFCAFVARKLICNYSPYWGISIMVIAVVFTVYDLLLLLLTSGRDPGIIPRNAHPPEAEGFDGIVDVGVGLTPQLRLPRVKEVEVNGVTMKIKYCDTCMLYRPPRCSHCSICNNCVERFDHHCPWVGQCIGLRSYRFFFMFVFSTTLLCIYVFAFCWVYIRRIMDSEETTIWRAMIKTPASIVLIVYTFISMWFVGGLTAFHLYLISTNQTTYENFRYRYDRRTNPYNKGVVGNFKEIFFSSIPLSKNNFRAKVPRETGLPVRPGDGGFMSPNMGKGVDEIEMGRKTVWGDIGPGADLSEGQLSNDRVNVKDGELAELSPDIRTTVEEGDCAGIHPRRSSLGRKSGSWNMSPEVLALAARVGESNRAGGSTSNGSNLTTENRPTARTMTDD, via the exons ATGTATGTGGTGCCGCCACCTCAGCGATCGGATCCGAGATCCGCGGGCGGGTTGGGTGATTTACGAGTCTATCAAAATTGGAAAGGAAGCAAT ATATTTTTCCTTAAGGGGAGATTTATATTTGGACCAGATGTAAGATCGCTGGGGTTGACTATATTCCTCATTGTTGCTCCTGTTGCAGTTTTTTGTGCCTTTGTTGCTCGAAAGTTGATCTGTAATTATTCTCCTTATTGGGGAATATCAATAATGGTCATTGCAGTGGTATTCACTGTTTAT GATTTACTTCTTCTTCTGTTGACATCAGGAAGAGATCCTGGCATAATTCCACGCAATGCACACCCTCCAGAGGCAGAAGGCTTTGATGGGATTGTTGATGTGGGGGTTGGCCTCACTCCACAGTTACGTTTGCCTCGTGTGAAGGAAGTAGAGGTCAATGGGGTCACAATGAAGATCAAATATTGTGATACTTGCATGCTTTATAGACCTCCTCGCTGCTCGCACTGCTCAATTTGCAATAACTGTGTGGAACGTTTTGATCACCACTGCCCTTGGGTTGGGCAATGTATTGGCTTG AGGAGTTATCGATTTTTCTTCATGTTTGTCTTCTCAACTACCCTTctttgtatatatgtatttgcaTTTTGCTGGGTCTACATCAGGAGGATAATGGATTCAGAGGAGACAACAATTTGGAGAGCTATGATCAAAACCCCTGCATCAATTGTTCTAATAGTTTACACGTTCATATCTATGTGGTTTGTTGGTGGCCTTACTGCCTTTCATTTATATCTCATTAGTACAAATCAG ACTACTTATGAGAATTTTAGATACCGATATGATCGGAGAACCAACCCTTATAACAAAGGTGTGGTGGGAAACTTCaaggaaatatttttttcaagcaTACCCTTATCAAAGAACAATTTCAGGGCAAAGGTGCCAAGGGAAACTGGGTTACCAGTCCGACCAGGGGATGGGGGTTTTATGAGTCCAAATATGGGCAAAGGTGTGGATGAAATTGAAATGGGTCGGAAAACAGTGTGGGGAGATATTGGCCCTGGCGCTGATCTCTCTGAAGGGCAACTAAGTAATGATCGTGTAAATGTTAAAGATGGTGAACTGGCTGAATTGTCCCCAGACATAAGGACCACAGTGGAAGAAGGGGATTGTGCTGGAATACATCCTAGGCGATCTAGCTTGGGAAGAAAGAGTGGAAGCTGGAACATGTCACCTGAAGTTCTTGCTTTGGCTGCTAGAGTGGGGGAATCAAACCGTGCAGGTGGGAGTACTAGTAATGGCAGCAACTTGACAACTGAGAATAGACCGACAGCCAGAACCATGACAGATGATTGA
- the LOC123222513 gene encoding uncharacterized protein LOC123222513, which translates to MRHRGSRRRRLSARLIIAVLSILATGVGLLMLLIIMFALTSLAPSTLAVDEFHKKPADVIYTPVSRETKAENITVETSNSTSRSSSKRCATVEEMGEVFKGDVWEESLRVRKLIQNHFLLNGASRVRGLPPEQFCRHGFVMGKSSEAGFGNEMYKVLTGAALSVMLNRSLIIGQTRGKYPFGDYISYSNISFTLEEVKHLWRHNGCVKKFGRHLVMRIDDFEKPAQTNVLCSNWRKWEQPIIWFLGTTDAVAAQFFLKNVHPEMRMAASDLFGHSDSLQARPNVFGELMRVLISPSEDVKEAVNWVLNNGVEPDVSLHMRMLTNRSVRVLQAALKCIRKVVDSLHQTSRPKIVLVSDTPSFPQSIAPNISEFAEVFHFDYKRFRGSISHDVNRMDGLEFRAKDWGPAPRWVAFVDFFLAARAKHAVVYGAFRRVGTTYAQLIAALAAANSLDDNSTGLSFLVYSSFQSNLLREGLRFQTGWGHVWNRFAGPLSCHNQSHQCAFTPLLPPAWWDGLWQSPHPRDIQRLAAYGVQLSGMGTIDDTKLQSFCSSKKNSLKTVTII; encoded by the exons ATGAGGCACCGTGGATCAAGGCGGAGACGACTGTCGGCACGACTAATCATCGCCGTTTTATCTATTCTTGCCACTGGCGTTGGCCTGTTGATGCttttgattattatgtttgcACTCACATCGCTTGCTCCTTCCACCCTTGCTGTTGATGAGTTTCATAAAAAACCAGCCGACGTCATTTATACTCCGGTTTCTCGAGAAACGAAGGCCGAAAATATAACAGTTGAAACTTCGAATTCGACTTCACGTTCAAGTTCGAAGCGGTGTGCCACGGTGGAAGAAATGGGCGAAGTTTTTAAGGGTGATGTCTGGGAAGAAAGTCTTAGAGTTAGAAAACTCATTCAAAATCACTTCCTTTTAAATG GGGCTTCAAGAGTCCGTGGTCTTCCACCAGAGCAGTTCTGCAGACATGGGTTTGTGATGGGGAAGTCATCAGAAGCTGGCTTTGGAAATGAAATGTACAAGGTCTTAACGGGTGCAGCACTCAGTGTGATGTTGAACCGGTCCCTAATAATTGGGCAAACCAG GGGTAAATATCCATTTGGGGATTACATTTCTTATTCCAACATTTCCTTTACCTTGGAAGAAGTCAAGCATCTTTGGAGACATAATGGTTGTGTGAAGAAGTTTGGAAGACATCTGGTTATGAGGATTGATGATTTTGAGAAGCCAGCACAAACAAATGTCTTATGTAGCAACTGGAGGAAATGGGAGCAGCCTATTATTTG GTTTCTAGGCACAACAGATGCTGTGGCGGCTCAATTCTTCTTGAAGAATGTACACCCTGAGATGAGGATGGCAGCTTCTGATTTATTTGGTCATTCAGATTCTCTCCAAGCCCGACCAAATGTCTTTGGTGAGCTAATGAGGGTGCTGATATCCCCGTCAGAAGATGTTAAGGAAGCTGTCAATTGGGTTCTCAATAATGGGGTGGAACCTGATGTTTCATTGCATATGCGGATGCTTACAAATAg gTCTGTGAGAGTTTTACAAGCAGCATTGAAGTGTATTAGAAAAGTGGTGGACAGTCTTCACCAGACATCAAGACCTAAGATAGTTTTAGTGTCAGATACCCCCTCCTTTCCACAAAGTATAGCGCCTAATATAAGTGAATTTGCAGAG GTTTTTCACTTTGACTATAAACGTTTCAGAGGAAGTATCTCTCATGATGTCAATAGAATGGACGGTTTAGAATTTAGGGCGAAGGATTGGGGCCCTGCACCTCGATGGGTTGCATTTGTGGACTTCTTTCTTGCAGCACGTGCAAAACATGCTGTTGTTTATGGAGCTTTCAGGCGAGTTGGGACTACTTATGCTCAGTTGATTGCAGCACTCGCTGCAGCAAACAGTCTTG ATGATAATTCAACTGGTTTAAGTTTCTTAGTCTATAGCAGTTTCCAGAGTAATTTGTTGAGAGAAGGATTGAGATTTCAGACTGGTTGGGGACATGTTTGGAACAGATTTGCAGGGCCATTGAGTTGTCATAACCAGTCCCATCAATGTGCATTCACACCACTACTTCCTCCAGCATGGTGGGATGGCCTCTGGCAATCCCCACACCCTAGAGATATTCAGAGGCTGGCAGCATACGGTGTCCAACTGTCCGGTATGGGAACAATAGATGATACTAAGCTTCAGTCTTTCTGTAGTTCtaagaaaaatagtttgaaaactGTTACAATCATTTAG
- the LOC123223508 gene encoding exocyst complex component EXO70B1-like, producing MDDDKTESPKVETTEANGPETTAEGKTPKKEGDQVGEIEDTKQIPEETPPSEIQYTLERASEELYKFLFKLPTKNDDENNKASPEIPETVIVEFLDHFEEQLTWHDSAIEGKGKGSHVLEDDTLLLQVVDRVSKLAASIGELKSDADKKQCVLTNRIGAIKHSVMCLLEDEFRSILEYVLDPSYPKTKTKDAKGKQEEPESAESAPAEDNDSTNYSGYTPEMLSSLTKIAGEMISGGYESECVEIFMISRRIAFEDNLNHIGFQKFSIDDAHKMSWENLEGEITTWISTFLECATVYFPCEKKLADVVFTDYPMISSSVFSNFTRGAMLQFLYFAEAVAITKQSSEKLFKILDMYEALRDKTAALENLYPREWLNEIKTETATARTRLGEAAIGVFCDLENSIKSDTGKTPVPGGAVHPLTSYTMNYLKYACEYKNTLEQIFREHGKIERSDSSIRTDFEASEVDQNLRNNNNSNSNSNNNEENNPSPFSNQLVRVMDMLDANLEGRSKLYNNVPLSSIFMMNNGRYILQKIKGSTEMHEAMGNTWCRKKSSDLRNYHKIYQRETWGRLLGCLRLEGLMIKGKVAKPVLKERFKNFNAMFEEIHRIQTSWVVKDEQLQSELRVSISALVIPAYRSFVGRFSQYLDPGRQTEKYIKFQPEDIENYIDELFDGGKKKP from the coding sequence ATGGATGATGACAAAACGGAGTCGCCCAAGGTTGAGACGACAGAGGCAAACGGGCCTGAAACTACTGCGGAGGGGAAGACACCAAAAAAGGAGGGTGATCAGGTTGGAGAAATCGAAGATACCAAACAAATACCTGAAGAAACTCCTCCTTCTGAGATCCAATATACTCTTGAAAGAGCTTCTGAAGAACTGTATAAGTTTCTCTTTAAGTTACCTACAAAAAATGATGATGAGAATAACAAAGCCTCGCCGGAGATCCCGGAGACTGTTATTGTGGAATTCTTGGATCATTTCGAGGAGCAACTTACCTGGCATGATTCGGCAATTGAAGGGAAAGGGAAAGGTTCTCATGTTCTTGAAGATGATACGTTGCTTCTGCAAGTTGTGGATAGGGTTTCGAAGCTGGCGGCGTCCATTGGTGAGCTGAAATCGGACGCTGATAAAAAACAATGCGTTTTGACGAACCGAATCGGTGCGATTAAACATAGTGTAATGTGTCTCTTAGAGGATGAATTCAGATCAATTCTTGAATACGTTCTTGATCCATCATAtccaaaaactaaaacaaaagaTGCCAAAGGAAAGCAAGAAGAACCAGAATCTGCTGAATCCGCTCCCGCTGAGGATAATGATTCCACAAATTATTCAGGATATACACCAGAAATGCTTTCTAGCTTGACTAAAATCGCCGGCGAAATGATATCGGGCGGCTATGAATCCGAATGCGTCGAGATTTTCATGATTTCAAGAAGAATCGCGTTTGAAGATAACTTGAATCATATAGGTTTTCAGAAGTTCAGCATCGATGATGCGCACAAGATGAGTTGGGAAAACTTAGAGGGAGAAATCACCACGTGGATCTCCACCTTCTTGGAATGTGCCACGGTGTACTTCCCCTGTGAGAAAAAGCTGGCTGATGTCGTATTCACGGACTACCCGATGATCTCGTCCAGCGTGTTCAGCAACTTTACACGCGGCGCGATGCTTCAGTTTCTCTATTTTGCTGAAGCTGTTGCAATCACCAAACAGTCGTCGGAAAAATTGTTTAAGATTCTCGATATGTATGAAGCTCTGCGGGATAAAACGGCTGCGTTGGAGAATCTGTATCCGCGTGAATGGTTGAACGAGATCAAGACGGAGACGGCCACCGCTAGAACGAGGCTTGGAGAGGCCGCAATTGGAGTTTTTTGTGATCTCGAGAATTCGATAAAATCCGATACAGGGAAGACGCCGGTGCCCGGTGGCGCCGTTCACCCTTTGACTAGCTACACAATGAATTATTTGAAGTATGCGTGTGAGTATAAAAACACCTTAGAGCAAATTTTTAGGGAGCATGGGAAGATTGAGAGATCCGATTCGAGTATAAGAACGGATTTTGAAGCTAGCGAGGTAGATCAGAATTTAAGAAACAACAATAATAGTAACAGTAATAGCAATAATAATGAAGAAAACAATCCGTCTCCGTTTTCGAATCAACTGGTGAGAGTGATGGATATGTTGGACGCCAATCTGGAGGGGAGATCAAAGTTATATAACAACGTACCATTAAGCAGCATTTTCATGATGAACAACGGACGATACATTTTGCAGAAGATCAAAGGGTCAACGGAGATGCATGAGGCGATGGGGAACACGTGGTGCCGCAAGAAGTCATCCGATTTAAGAAATTATCACAAGATTTATCAGAGGGAGACGTGGGGTAGGCTTTTAGGTTGTTTAAGGCTTGAAGGATTGATGATAAAAGGGAAGGTGGCGAAGCCGGTGTTGAAAGAGAGGTTTAAGAACTTCAACGCAATGTTTGAAGAAATTCACCGGATTCAGACCTCGTGGGTGGTCAAAGACGAACAGCTTCAGTCGGAGCTTAGGGTTTCGATATCGGCACTCGTTATTCCTGCTTACAGATCATTTGTAGGAAGGTTTTCACAGTACCTGGATCCAGGAAGGCAAACGGAGAAATATATCAAGTTTCAACCAGAAGACATAGAGAATTATATTGACGAGTTATTTGATGGTGGTAAGAAGAAACCATAA
- the LOC123223911 gene encoding regulation of nuclear pre-mRNA domain-containing protein 1B — MGSTFNPQILVEKLAKLNNSQTSIETLSHWCIFHMNKAKQVVETWDRQFHCSPCEQRLAFLYLANDILQNSRRKGSEFVGEFWKVLPDALRDVMDNGDEFGRNAARRLINIWEERKVFGSRGQILKEELVGRHLENYNRNGKHQSLKLKQPLGNTVDKIISGYQAVNGSQIDEDVVLNKCRNAMSSIGKVEREIGGDIHSGQLHGSSLLEELQGQHATLRDCIEQLTTVESVRANLVSQLREAVQEQESKLAHIRNELQVAQSQSDQVSRQLLDYDNVPMLAEQNSKEAHTSMAPPSFMSGDREKSAPVMYTRQVSFPEKSGHIEEDPRKSAAAAVAAKLTASTSSAQMLSYVLSSLASEGVIVNSSNEPSGDFPSEKRPKIENEQSYLPSQNPEQPPVPSFPHPESLQRNITTTTQHLTTNDLPPPPPSSPPPMPPLPPLPPYQMPQFIQNTAAMTSAPYSYNMSQLPPPTMPSYPGVAAPMTGMPPFAAPSTHPYQSFQGSDGNFYSQPSSVPMAPISRQ, encoded by the exons ATGGGCAGTACGTTTAATCCTCAGATATTAGTGGAAAAGCTAGCCAAGCTTAACAACTCACAGACAAGCATAGAGA CTTTATCACATTGGTGCATTTTTCATATGAATAAGGCCAAGCAAGTTGTAGAAACATGGGACAGACAATTTCATTGCTCTCCATGTGAGCAGAGATTGGCGTTTCTGTATCTTGCAAATGACATCTTGCAGAATAGTAGGAGAAAAGGTTCTGAATTTGTTGGTGAATTTTGGAAGGTTCTTCCAGACGCTCTTCGTGATGTGATGGATAATGGAGACGAGTTTGGAAGAAATGCTGCTCGACGGCTG ATTAATATTTGGGAGGAGAGGAAAGTCTTTGGTTCACGAGGGCAGATTCTGAAGGAAGAGCTTGTGGGAAGGCACCTTGAAAATTACAACAGAAATGGGAAGCATCAGAGCTTGAAACTG AAGCAGCCTCTTGGAAATACAGTGGACAAGATAATCTCAGGTTATCAAGCTGTTAATGGCAGCCAAATTGATGAAGATGTTGTATTGAACAAATGTAGGAATGCTATGAGCTCTATTGGGAAAGTAGAGAGGGAAATCGGTGGTGATATCCATTCAG GACAATTGCATGGATCTTCATTGTTGGAAGAGTTGCAGGGTCAGCATGCTACATTGAGGGACTGCATTGAACAATTAACAACAGTCGAGTCAGTCAGAGCAAATCTTGTGAGTCAATTGAGGGAGGCTGTTCAGGAACAG GAATCGAAGCTGGCTCACATCCGTAATGAGTTACAG GTTGCACAATCCCAGTCAGATCAGGTCTCCCGGCAGTTACTAGATTACGATAATGTGCCTATGCTAGCTGAGCAGAACTCAAAGGAAGCTCATACTTCAATGGCACCTCCAAGCTTTATGTCTGGAGACAGAGAAAAGTCAGCTCCTGTAATGTACACTCGACAGGTATCTTTTCCCGAAAAATCTGGTCATATTGAGGAGGACCCTCGGAAGTCTGCAGCTGCTGCAGTGGCAGCAAAGCTAACTGCTTCGACATCCTCTGCCCAGATGCTCTCTTATGTCCTCTCCTCTTTGGCATCTGAGGGTGTCATTGTTAATTCAAGTAATGAACCCTCAGGTGATTTTCCTTCAGAGAAGAGGCCTAAGATTGAGAATGAGCAATCTTACTTGCCATCACAGAACCCCGAGCAGCCTCCAGTTCCTTCTTTCCCACACCCTGAATCTCTGCAACGTAATATAACGACCACAACTCAACATTTAACTACAAATGACCTGCCACCTCCTCCACCATCTTCTCCTCCACCAATGCCTCCACTACCACCTCTGCCACCATATCAGATGCCCCAGTTCATTCAAAACACAGCAGCTATGACTAGTGCCCCATACAGCTATAACATGAGCCAACTGCCACCACCTACCATGCCCAGTTATCCAGGAGTTGCAGCTCCAATGACAGGCATGCCTCCTTTTGCAGCACCTTCAACGCATCCTTATCAGAGTTTTCAAGGGTCGGATGGTAATTTCTATAGCCAGCCATCATCAGTGCCAATGGCACCAATTTCTCGTCAGTAG
- the LOC123224495 gene encoding glutaredoxin-C5-like yields MHYQTESLSSYVPPRTVGGDPLERIERLASENAVVIFSMSSCCMCHAIKRLFSGMGVNPTVHELDEDPRGKEMEKALMRLLGGSSSSVPVVFIGGKLVGAMDTVMASHINGTLVPLLKEAGALWL; encoded by the coding sequence ATGCATTACCAGACCGAGTCATTGAGTTCATATGTTCCACCGAGAACAGTGGGTGGCGACCCATTGGAGCGCATAGAGAGGCTGGCGTCAGAGAATGCGGTGGTGATCTTCAGCATGAGCTCTTGCTGCATGTGCCACGCCATCAAGCGACTGTTTAGCGGCATGGGTGTGAATCCGACTGTGCACGAGCTGGATGAGGACCCGAGAGGCAAAGAGATGGAGAAGGCTCTCATGAGGCTTCTGGGTGGTTCCTCTTCTTCCGTCCCTGTTGTGTTCATCGGCGGGAAGCTTGTGGGTGCCATGGACACAGTCATGGCCTCTCATATTAATGGCACTCTTGTGCCTCTTCTCAAAGAAGCTGGCGCACTTTGGCTTTGA